One genomic region from Prionailurus bengalensis isolate Pbe53 chromosome C1, Fcat_Pben_1.1_paternal_pri, whole genome shotgun sequence encodes:
- the SF3B1 gene encoding splicing factor 3B subunit 1 isoform X2 has protein sequence MNARTYMDVMREQHLTKEEREIRQQLAEKAKAGELKVVNGAAASQPPSKRKRRWDQTADQTPGATPKKLSSWDQAETPGHTPSLRWDETPGRAKGSETPGATPGSKIWDPTPSHTPAGAATPGRGDTPGHATPGHGGATSSARKNRWDETPKTERDTPGHGSGWAETPRTDRGGDSIGETPTPGASKRKSRWDETPASQMGGSTPVLTPGKTPIGTPAMNMATPTPGHIMSMTPEQLQAWRWEREIDERNRPLSDEELDAMFPEGYKVLPPPAGYVPIRTPARKLTATPTPLGGMTGFHMQTEDRTMKSVNDQPSGNLPFLKPDDIQYFDKLLVDVDESTLSPEEQKERKIMKLLLKIKNGTPPMRKAALRQITDKAREFGAGPLFNQILPLLMSPTLEDQERHLLVKVIDRILYKLDDLVRPYVHKILVVIEPLLIDEDYYARVEGREIISNLAKAAGLATMISTMRPDIDNMDEYVRNTTARAFAVVASALGIPSLLPFLKAVCKSKKSWQARHTGIKIVQQIAILMGCAILPHLRSLVEIIEHGLVDEQQKVRTISALAIAALAEAATPYGIESFDSVLKPLWKGIRQHRGKGLAAFLKAIGYLIPLMDAEYANYYTREVMLILIREFQSPDEEMKKIVLKVVKQCCGTDGVEANYIKTEILPPFFKHFWQHRMALDRRNYRQLVDTTVELANKVGAAEIISRIVDDLKDEAEQYRKMVMETIEKIMGNLGAADIDHKLEEQLIDGILYAFQEQTTEDSVMLNGFGTVVNALGKRVKPYLPQICGTVLWRLNNKSAKVRQQAADLISRTAVVMKTCQEEKLMGHLGVVLYEYLGEEYPEVLGSILGALKAIVNVIGMHKMTPPIKDLLPRLTPILKNRHEKVQENCIDLVGRIADRGAEYVSAREWMRICFELLELLKAHKKAIRRATVNTFGYIAKAIGPHDVLATLLNNLKVQERQNRVCTTVAIAIVAETCSPFTVLPALMNEYRVPELNVQNGVLKSLSFLFEYIGEMGKDYIYAVTPLLEDALMDRDLVHRQTASAVVQHMSLGVYGFGCEDSLNHLLNYVWPNVFETSPHVIQAVMGALEGLRVAIGPCRMLQYCLQGLFHPARKVRDVYWKIYNSIYIGSQDALIAHYPRIYNDDKNTYIRYELDYIL, from the exons ACCCCCGGACATACCCCTTCCTTAAGATGGGATGAGACACCAGGTCGTGCAAAGGGAAGTGAGACTCCTGGAGCAACCCCAGGCTCAAAAATATGGGATCCTACACCTAGCCACACACCAGCGGGAGCTGCTACTCCTGGACGCGGCGATACGCCAGGCCATGCAACACCAGGCCACGGAGGTGCAACTTCCAGTGCTCGTAAAAACAGATGGGATGAGACCCCCAAAACAGAAAGAG atactCCTGGGCATGGAAGCGGATGGGCTGAGACTCCTCGAACAGATCGAGGTGGAGATTCAATTGGTGAAACACCAACTCCTGGAGCCAGTAAAAGAAAGTCACGTTGGGATGAAACACCAGCTAGTCAGATGGGTGGAAGCACTCCTGTTCTGACACCTGGAAAGACACCAATTGGCACACCAGCCATGAACATGGCTACCCCTACTCCAG GTCACATAATGAGTATGACTCCCGAACAGCTTCAAGCTTGGAGGTGGGAAAGAGAAATTGATGAGAGAAACCGTCCACTTTCTGATGAAGAATTAGATGCCATGTTTCCAGAAGGATATAAG GTACTTCCCCCTCCAGCTGGTTATGTTCCTATTCGAACTCCAGCTCGAAAGCTGACAGCAACTCCAACGCCTTTGGGTGGTATGACTGGTTTCCACATGCAAACTGAAGATAGAACAATGAAAAGTGTTAATGACCAACCATCTGGGAATCTGCCATTTTTAAAACCTGATGATATTCAGTACTTTGATAAACTTTTG gTTGATGTTGATGAATCAACACTTAGTCCAGaagagcaaaaagagagaaaaataatgaagcttcttttaaaaattaagaatggaaCACCTCCAATGAGAAAG gctGCATTGCGTCAGATTACTGATAAAGCTCGTGAATTTGGAGCTGGTCCTTTGTTTAATCAGATTCTTCCTCTTCTGATGTCTCCTACACTTGAGGATCAAGAGCGTCATTTACTTGTGAAAGTTATTGATCGAATATTATACAAACTTGATGACTTAGTTCGACCATATGTGCACAAG atccTTGTGGTCATTGAACCATTGCTAATTGATGAAGATTACTATGCTAGAGTGGAAGGTCGAGAGATTATTTCTAATTTGGCAAAG GCGGCTGGTCTGGCTACTATGATCTCTACCATGAGACCTGATATAGATAACATGGATGAGTATGTTCGTAACACAACAGCTAGAGCTTTTGCTGTTGTAGCCTCTGCCCTGGGCATTCCTTCATTGTTGCCCTTCTTAAAAGCTGTGTGTAAAAGTAAGAAGTCCTGGCAAGCGAGACACACTGGTATTAAGATTGTACAGCAGATAGCTATTCTTATGGGCTGTGCCATCTTGCCACATCTCAGAAGTTTAGTTGAAATCATTGAGCATG GTCTTGTGGATGAGCAACAGAAAGTTCGGACCATTAGTGCTTTGGCCATTGCTGCCTTGGCTGAAGCAGCAACTCCTTATGGTATCGAATCTTTTGATTCTGTGTTAAAGCCTCTATGGAAGGGTATCCGTCAACACAGAGGAAAG ggTCTGGCTGCTTTCTTAAAGGCTATTGGCTATCTTATTCCTCTTATGGATGCAGAATATGCCAACTACTATACTAGAGAAGTGATGTTAATCCTTATTCGAGAATTTCAGTCACctgatgaggaaatgaagaaaattgtgCTGAAG gTGGTAAAGCAGTGTTGTGGAACAGATGGTGTAGAAGCAAACTACATTAAAACAGagattcttcctcctttttttaaacacttctgGCAACACAGAATGGCTTTGGATAGAAGAAATTACCGACAG TTAGTTGATACTACTGTGGAATTGGCAAACAAAGTAGGTGCGGCAGAAATTATTTCCAGGATTGTGGATGATCTGAAGGATGAAGCTGAACAGTACAGAAAAATGGTGATGGAGACAATTGAGAAAATTATGGGCAACTTGGGAGCAGCAGATATTGATCATAAACTTGAAGAACAGTTGATTGATGGTATTCTTTATGCTTTCCAAGAACAGACTACAGAG gactCTGTAATGTTGAATGGCTTTGGCACAGTGGTCAATGCTCTTGGCAAACGAGTCAAACCTTACTTGCCTCAGATCTGTGGTACAGTTTTGTGGCGTTTAAATAACAAATCAGCAAAAGTTAGGCAACAGGCAGCTGACTTGATTTCTCGAACTGCTGTTGTCATGAAGACTTGTCAAGAG gAAAAAttgatggggcacttgggtgttgTTTTGTATGAGTATTTGGGTGAAGAGTACCCTGAAGTATTGGGCAGCATTCTTGGAGCATTGAAGGCCATTGTAAATGTAATAG GTATGCATAAGATGACCCCACCAATTAAAGATCTCCTGCCTAGACTCACCCCCATCTTAAAGAACAGGCATGAAAAAGTACAAGAGAATTGTATTGATCTTGTTGGACGTATTGCTGACAG ggGAGCTGAGTATGTGTCTGCGAGAGAATGGATGAGGATTTGTTTTGAGCTTCTGGAGCTCTTAAAAGCTCACAAAAAAGCTATTCGTAGAGCCACAGTCAACACATTTGGTTACATTGCAAAGGCCATTGG tcctCATGATGTATTGGCTACACTCTTAAACAACCTCAAAGTTCAAGAAAGGCAGAACAGAGTTTGTACCACTGTAGCAATAGCTATTGTTGCCGAAACGTGTTCACCCTTCACAGTACTACCTGCcttaatgaatgaatacagagTTCCTGAGCTGAATGTCCAAAATGGAGTCTTAAAATCACTTTCCTTCTTGTTTGAATATATTGGTGAAATGGGAAAGGACTACATTTATGCTGTAACACCGTTACTTGAAGATGCTTTAATGGATAG GGACCTTGTACACAGACAGACGGCTAGTGCAGTGGTGCAACACATGTCACTTGGGGTTTATGGATTTGGTTGTGAAGATTCACTGAATCATTTGTTGAACTATGTATGGCCCAATGTGTTTGAGACATCGCCCCATGTAATTCAAGCAGTTATGGGAGCCCTGGAGGGCCTGAGAGTTGCTATTGGACCATGTAGAATGTTACAGTATTGTTTACAG GGTTTGTTTCACCCGGCCCGGAAAGTCAGAGACGTGTATTGGAAAATTTACAACTCCATCTACATTGGTTCACAGGATGCTCTCATAGCACATTACCCAAGAATCTACAATGATGATAAGAACACCTATATTCGTTATGAACTTGACTATATCTTAtaa